The following coding sequences lie in one Longimicrobiaceae bacterium genomic window:
- a CDS encoding benzoate-CoA ligase family protein, with the protein MTPLHTSDPIMLPSAPTAHLDTFARDHLPPRDQWPVMDYSGLPELSYPPRLNCAAELLDRMAQGEGGHRTALVFPGGRWSYRELLETANRVAHVLRDDLGLVPGNRVLLRGPNNPWMVACWFAVLKAGGIAVATMPLLRRRELSAILDKAQIGIALTDHRLTEELDAARSASPVLRTVAAFGGGGEGSLEAMAAGKPAEFDNVDTAADDVALIAFTSGTTGQAKGTVHFHRDVLACCDCFPPHVLRASPEDLFCGSPPLAFTYGLGGILLFPMRIGAATLLLENASPPNLVAGIAGHRATVVFTAPTAYRAMVDMVAAHDLSSLRKCVSAGEPLPAATFEAWRAATGLGIIDGIGSTEMLHIFISSSGDDIRPGSTGRAVPGYRARIVDDAGNEVPPGTIGRLAVQGPTGCRYLDNEERQRAYVQNGWNLTGDAYRMDEDGYFWYQARGDDMIISSGYNIAGPEVENALLDHPAVLECGVVGVPDMERGQVVKAFVVLRDGTEETAATVKELQDWVKGQIAPYKYPRQVEFVSELPRTPTGKLQRFRLREKQP; encoded by the coding sequence GTGACGCCCCTCCACACCAGCGATCCCATCATGCTCCCGTCCGCGCCCACCGCGCACCTCGACACCTTCGCGCGCGACCACCTGCCGCCGCGAGATCAGTGGCCGGTGATGGACTACTCCGGCCTGCCAGAGCTGTCGTATCCGCCGCGCCTGAACTGCGCGGCGGAGCTGCTGGACCGCATGGCGCAGGGCGAGGGCGGCCACCGGACCGCGCTCGTCTTCCCCGGCGGGCGGTGGTCGTACCGCGAGCTGCTGGAGACGGCGAACCGCGTGGCCCACGTGCTGCGCGACGACCTGGGCCTCGTGCCCGGCAACCGCGTGCTGCTGCGGGGGCCCAACAACCCGTGGATGGTTGCGTGCTGGTTCGCCGTGCTCAAGGCGGGCGGCATCGCCGTCGCGACCATGCCGCTGCTGCGCCGCCGCGAGCTTTCCGCCATCCTCGACAAGGCGCAGATCGGCATCGCGCTCACCGATCACCGACTGACGGAGGAGCTGGACGCGGCGCGATCCGCATCTCCCGTCCTGCGCACCGTCGCGGCGTTCGGCGGCGGGGGAGAGGGGTCGCTGGAGGCGATGGCAGCGGGGAAGCCGGCGGAGTTCGACAACGTGGACACCGCGGCGGACGACGTAGCGCTCATCGCCTTCACGTCCGGCACCACGGGGCAGGCGAAGGGCACCGTGCACTTCCACCGCGACGTGCTGGCGTGCTGCGACTGCTTTCCGCCGCACGTGCTCCGCGCATCTCCCGAAGACCTGTTCTGCGGATCACCGCCGCTCGCGTTCACGTACGGCCTGGGCGGCATCCTCCTCTTCCCCATGCGCATCGGCGCGGCCACGCTGCTGCTGGAGAACGCGTCGCCGCCCAACCTGGTGGCGGGCATCGCCGGGCACCGCGCGACGGTGGTCTTCACCGCGCCCACCGCGTACCGGGCGATGGTGGACATGGTCGCCGCACACGACCTCTCCAGCCTGCGCAAGTGCGTCTCTGCCGGCGAGCCGCTGCCCGCCGCGACCTTCGAAGCGTGGCGCGCCGCCACCGGCCTGGGCATCATCGATGGCATCGGGTCCACGGAGATGCTGCACATCTTCATCAGCTCTTCGGGAGATGACATCCGGCCCGGATCGACCGGGCGCGCGGTGCCGGGCTACCGCGCGCGCATCGTGGACGACGCCGGGAACGAGGTGCCGCCGGGCACCATCGGCCGTCTGGCCGTGCAGGGGCCCACCGGGTGCCGCTACCTGGACAACGAGGAGCGGCAGCGCGCGTACGTGCAGAACGGCTGGAACCTGACCGGCGACGCGTACCGCATGGACGAGGACGGCTACTTCTGGTACCAGGCGCGCGGCGACGACATGATCATCTCGTCCGGCTACAACATCGCCGGGCCCGAGGTGGAGAACGCGCTGCTAGACCACCCCGCGGTGCTGGAGTGCGGCGTGGTGGGCGTGCCGGACATGGAGCGTGGCCAGGTCGTCAAGGCGTTCGTCGTATTGCGCGACGGAACGGAGGAGACGGCGGCGACGGTGAAGGAGCTGCAGGACTGGGTGAAAGGGCAGATCGCGCCGTACAAGTACCCGCGGCAGGTGGAGTTCGTGAGCGAGCTTCCGCGCACTCCCACCGGCAAGCTCCAGCGCTTCCGCCTGCGGGAGAAGCAGCCGTGA
- a CDS encoding acyl-CoA dehydrogenase family protein — MPDRTYLSWPFFDDAHRALSARLSAWTAAELPGHPSAEAAPPARRPESSPAVDQTPLPQAVLGEGLGEGASTASVDTHCRSLVRRLGDAGWLRYTVPAAYGGATERLEVRSLCLARETLAYADGLADFAFAMQGLGTGPISLFGSEDAKRRYLPPVARGDAIAAFALSEADAGSDVAAMRTTARRVDGGYVIDGEKTWISNGGIADHYVVFCRFPEAGERGFAAFVVGADNPGLAVTHRINVIAPHPLATLRFDGCRVDRDALVGAEGAGMKVALGTLDVFRSTVGAAALGFARRALDEAVGWTRTRQAFGKPLSDFQLTQAKLAEMALAVDTSALLVYRAAWTRDTGAERVTREAAMAKLHATESAQQVIDAAVQLFGGRGVVSGATVEKLYREIRALRIYEGTTEVQKLVIAGQLLAAAEREDAGAGG, encoded by the coding sequence GTGCCAGACCGCACCTACCTGTCCTGGCCCTTCTTCGACGACGCCCACCGCGCCCTCTCCGCCCGCCTCTCCGCCTGGACCGCCGCCGAGCTCCCCGGCCACCCGTCTGCCGAAGCCGCCCCGCCCGCTCGACGCCCGGAATCTTCCCCCGCCGTGGACCAGACTCCCCTCCCCCAGGCAGTTTTGGGGGAGGGGCTGGGGGAGGGGGCCTCCACCGCCTCCGTCGACACCCACTGCCGCTCCCTCGTCCGCCGCCTGGGCGATGCCGGCTGGCTGCGCTACACCGTTCCCGCGGCGTACGGCGGCGCGACCGAGCGGCTGGAGGTGCGCTCCCTCTGCCTCGCGCGCGAGACGCTGGCGTACGCGGACGGGCTGGCGGACTTCGCCTTCGCCATGCAGGGCCTCGGCACGGGCCCCATCTCGCTGTTCGGGTCGGAAGATGCGAAGCGGCGCTACCTCCCGCCCGTCGCGCGCGGCGACGCCATCGCCGCCTTCGCGCTGTCCGAGGCGGACGCGGGCAGCGACGTCGCCGCGATGCGGACCACGGCGCGGCGGGTGGACGGCGGCTACGTGATCGACGGCGAGAAGACGTGGATCTCCAACGGCGGCATCGCGGACCACTACGTCGTCTTCTGCCGCTTCCCCGAGGCAGGCGAGCGCGGGTTCGCGGCCTTCGTGGTCGGCGCGGACAACCCCGGCCTGGCCGTCACGCATCGCATAAACGTCATCGCCCCGCATCCCCTCGCCACGCTGCGGTTCGACGGATGCCGCGTAGACCGTGACGCGCTGGTCGGAGCCGAGGGCGCGGGGATGAAGGTCGCGCTGGGGACGCTGGACGTCTTCCGCTCCACCGTCGGCGCGGCTGCTCTCGGCTTCGCGCGCCGGGCGCTCGATGAGGCGGTCGGGTGGACGCGGACGCGGCAGGCGTTCGGCAAGCCGCTCAGCGACTTCCAGCTCACGCAGGCGAAGCTGGCCGAGATGGCGCTCGCGGTGGACACCAGCGCGTTGCTCGTGTACCGTGCCGCGTGGACGCGCGACACCGGCGCCGAGCGCGTGACCCGCGAGGCCGCCATGGCCAAGCTCCACGCCACCGAGAGCGCCCAGCAGGTGATCGACGCCGCCGTGCAGCTCTTCGGCGGGCGCGGCGTGGTCTCCGGCGCCACGGTGGAGAAGCTGTACCGCGAGATCCGCGCGCTCCGCATCTACGAAGGCACCACCGAGGTGCAGAAGCTCGTCATCGCCGGCCAGCTTCTCGCCGCCGCGGAGCGCGAGGACGCTGGGGCTGGAGGGTGA
- a CDS encoding enoyl-CoA hydratase family protein, producing MTTRIAAADLSPVHFGWRVSGKVGVVTLDRPERKNPLTFESYGELRDHFRQLSFATDVKVVVVTGAGGNFCSGGDVHDIIGPLVKMKDEGRMDDLLAFTRMTGDLVKAMRGCPQPIVAAIDGVCVGAGAIVAMSSDLRLGTARSKVAFLFTKVGLSGADMGACAILPRIIGQGRASELLYTGRTMMGDEAERWGFFNRICEPDAVLDDALSLAAELAAGPTFAHGITKRCLHQEWSMGVDEAIEAEAQAQAICMQTEDFARAFRAFAAREKPVFQGT from the coding sequence ATGACCACACGCATCGCCGCCGCCGATCTGAGCCCCGTGCACTTCGGCTGGCGGGTGAGCGGCAAGGTGGGCGTGGTCACGCTGGACCGGCCGGAGCGCAAGAACCCGCTCACCTTCGAGAGCTACGGCGAGCTGCGCGACCACTTCCGCCAGCTCTCGTTCGCCACGGACGTGAAGGTCGTGGTCGTGACCGGGGCGGGCGGCAACTTCTGCTCGGGCGGCGACGTACACGACATCATCGGTCCGCTCGTGAAGATGAAGGACGAGGGGCGGATGGACGACCTGCTCGCCTTCACCCGCATGACCGGCGACCTAGTGAAGGCCATGCGCGGCTGCCCCCAGCCCATCGTGGCCGCCATCGACGGTGTGTGCGTGGGCGCGGGCGCCATCGTGGCGATGTCGAGCGACCTGCGGCTGGGCACCGCCCGCAGCAAGGTCGCCTTCCTCTTCACCAAGGTCGGCCTGTCCGGCGCGGACATGGGCGCGTGCGCCATCCTGCCGCGCATCATCGGCCAGGGTCGCGCGAGCGAGCTGCTGTACACGGGGCGGACGATGATGGGCGACGAGGCCGAGCGCTGGGGCTTCTTCAACCGCATCTGCGAGCCGGACGCGGTGCTGGACGACGCGCTCTCCCTCGCCGCCGAGCTGGCCGCGGGCCCCACGTTCGCGCACGGTATCACCAAGCGCTGCCTGCACCAGGAGTGGTCGATGGGCGTGGACGAGGCGATCGAGGCCGAAGCGCAGGCGCAGGCCATCTGCATGCAGACCGAGGACTTCGCCCGCGCCTTCCGCGCGTTCGCGGCCAGGGAGAAGCCCGTCTTCCAGGGCACCTGA
- a CDS encoding SDR family NAD(P)-dependent oxidoreductase: MPHAALPSDGRYLAGRHAVVTGGGRGIGAAVAEELARLGANVTLMGRTRESVSAGAAALRERWGVEARAQVCDVADEASVERAFAAAREVLGDPHVLVNNAGQADSAPFAQMPREQWDRMLAVNLTGTYLCTRQVLPAMEAARAGRIVNVASTAGLRGYPKTAAYCAAKHGVIGLTRALALETAKLGITVNAVCPGYTDTDMARAAMDGLVAALGKTRDEALKMLTRINPRGTLIEPEEVAAAVAWLCSPAASAVTGQALAVAGGEVMPG; this comes from the coding sequence ATGCCCCACGCGGCACTTCCCTCCGACGGACGCTACCTGGCCGGACGGCACGCGGTGGTCACCGGCGGCGGGCGCGGCATCGGCGCGGCGGTGGCGGAGGAGCTGGCGCGGCTGGGCGCGAACGTCACGCTCATGGGCCGCACGCGCGAGAGCGTAAGCGCGGGCGCGGCGGCGCTGCGCGAGCGCTGGGGCGTTGAGGCGCGCGCGCAGGTGTGCGACGTGGCCGACGAGGCGTCGGTGGAGCGCGCCTTCGCCGCCGCGCGCGAGGTGCTGGGCGACCCGCACGTGCTGGTGAACAACGCGGGCCAGGCGGACAGCGCGCCCTTCGCCCAGATGCCGCGCGAGCAGTGGGACCGCATGCTGGCGGTGAACCTGACCGGCACTTATCTCTGTACGCGCCAGGTGCTGCCGGCCATGGAGGCCGCGCGCGCCGGCCGCATCGTCAACGTCGCCTCCACCGCCGGATTGCGCGGCTACCCGAAGACGGCGGCGTACTGCGCGGCCAAGCACGGCGTGATCGGCCTCACGCGCGCGCTGGCGCTGGAGACGGCCAAGCTGGGCATCACCGTCAACGCCGTCTGCCCCGGCTACACGGACACCGACATGGCCCGCGCCGCCATGGACGGCCTGGTCGCCGCCCTCGGCAAGACGCGCGACGAGGCGCTGAAGATGCTCACGCGCATCAACCCGCGCGGCACGCTGATCGAGCCGGAAGAGGTCGCCGCCGCCGTCGCGTGGCTGTGCAGCCCCGCCGCCAGCGCCGTCACCGGCCAGGCCCTCGCCGTCGCCGGCGGCGAAGTGATGCCGGGGTGA